One region of Cellvibrio zantedeschiae genomic DNA includes:
- a CDS encoding GNAT family N-acetyltransferase: MNPFFFNKHYPGLFRSQAWLDAWLKSWGNDPNLVLVNDGNSQPLDQVLFSFRHKIKKVLPVRTAFPLGVSTSIAPSIRSEYFNTAAYASSNSLARNYVEAFLESRCDQLYLPDILQDSPEYDLWKTLSDESGFDFIVKDINPTYGVDVSCESFDVYLSGLGSNTRLKLYNRRKNLHMLGEVKVENLWPDQEYFYKLINDFHQKRWGRDCYQGRNLTFIRLLLDNLVHDGHEVNLSLMTVNKKPVSVVLDIQFNGRIYNLQSGYLEGFAKNISLGTLHLGYQLESAFSRADVDFYDFMAGKGKNADYKSALSNRKAAFNTLLLVRNPVLKILYRMQRRFNPHN, encoded by the coding sequence TTGAACCCCTTTTTTTTCAATAAGCATTACCCGGGATTATTTAGATCGCAAGCTTGGCTGGATGCGTGGCTAAAAAGCTGGGGGAATGATCCAAATTTAGTTTTGGTAAACGATGGAAATAGCCAACCGTTAGATCAGGTGCTCTTCTCGTTCCGTCATAAGATAAAAAAAGTTCTCCCTGTGCGGACTGCCTTTCCTTTAGGTGTTTCTACGTCTATAGCGCCAAGTATAAGAAGCGAATATTTTAATACAGCTGCATACGCTTCAAGTAATTCTCTTGCACGTAATTATGTAGAAGCTTTTTTAGAAAGCCGTTGCGATCAACTTTATCTCCCCGACATTTTGCAGGATTCGCCAGAATATGATCTGTGGAAGACATTAAGTGACGAGAGTGGTTTTGATTTTATTGTTAAGGATATTAATCCGACGTACGGGGTTGATGTTAGTTGCGAGAGTTTTGATGTGTATTTGTCAGGGCTTGGTAGTAACACGCGGCTCAAGTTGTATAACCGTAGAAAAAATCTCCATATGTTGGGAGAAGTTAAAGTTGAAAATCTATGGCCTGACCAAGAATATTTTTATAAGTTAATCAATGATTTCCATCAAAAGCGTTGGGGCAGAGATTGCTATCAGGGTAGGAATCTAACTTTTATACGTTTGTTGTTAGACAATTTAGTTCATGATGGTCACGAAGTAAATCTATCACTTATGACGGTAAATAAAAAACCAGTATCGGTTGTGTTGGATATTCAATTCAATGGTCGAATTTATAATTTGCAATCGGGATATTTGGAAGGGTTTGCCAAAAATATTTCTCTAGGCACACTGCATCTTGGTTATCAATTAGAGTCGGCGTTTTCGCGTGCAGACGTAGATTTTTATGATTTTATGGCTGGAAAGGGAAAAAACGCGGATTATAAATCGGCACTTTCAAATCGAAAGGCCGCATTTAATACTCTGCTTTTGGTTAGAAATCCGGTTTTGAAAATATTATACAGAATGCAGAGAAGGTTCAATCCGCATAATTGA
- a CDS encoding tetratricopeptide repeat protein, giving the protein MNLFKYFSNSKSLSRAYKGLLLIAVISGSLQLAGCNGDKAASKEEVSRFVKSAETYRDQGQFRAAMLEAKNAIQKNSADPQGYIVLGKIYIELGGYPAAISLLEPAQKKMPELALVLSEAYVSSKKYRSALNVLADYKPVSDDVNTLAKKQILIARSNIYLGDKQGYEKAVQELKQIDGNNIEISILEIEALTAAGSQEAVEGKVKDLMALPHQDVKTLMFLGDVALRQNDSAKAEDYYTKALGLLPKTDVFTANKLIVLRQLTESLIRQGKSGEAYRYQKIMAEANPESHAAQEKFNDAMELFRQGKFAEAEKSLKELREQFPEDKNTAMLLGMVEYQKGQDKKAIELFDQYIDPETTTSPIIQAAALAKFRSNKMDEAILLLKKSSDSQPDNPEILSTYGLALLQKDPTSTEGQKALEKSLALNPKQQRLRLALAKRDFAMNNNALGLGQLQKAYAEEPLDLLIQQAYFKALFAEGKNDVVKSEIAQFQKNYPDNSRGYFLDGWFKFVQKNYPEAQRAFEKSLAMKENREKNLSYAGLAEIYKVLDQPQKAAALWQEFLTEDPSQINAYPEWLQVMQKLNRSKEAISFLTTLESKTDKWQPSVVLAQVLFTQGQVADSIKHIEIGLERSGKSEQIKQIAAGLYQQYGLVLFRENKPAEAKSYVLKALSFSPENMNFLASLIELEIAQKNIAEAQKVLDQFSSSKDVAAERDYLQALIRAAEGKSEDALALYKSSWSKKPMEITAKAIYEYYQKTNQTDLVYSFAKEWSTKIPNSAHSALMMAVDAQQKNDPASAIKWYEKSVELAPNTPVSLNNLAWLYYEQKNPKALELAARAYKLEPNNPAIMDTYGWILVEGNQVTEGHEILERAASLAPANKEIQDHLAAAKKRLKK; this is encoded by the coding sequence ATGAATCTATTCAAATATTTTTCCAACAGCAAGAGCTTGAGCAGAGCATATAAAGGTCTCCTGCTTATCGCTGTTATATCCGGTAGTTTGCAATTGGCCGGCTGCAATGGTGACAAAGCTGCTAGCAAAGAAGAGGTCTCACGTTTTGTAAAGTCTGCGGAAACCTATCGCGATCAAGGCCAATTTCGTGCAGCCATGTTAGAAGCCAAAAATGCCATTCAAAAAAATTCAGCCGACCCTCAGGGTTACATAGTGCTGGGTAAAATATATATAGAGTTGGGTGGATATCCTGCAGCTATATCACTTTTGGAGCCAGCGCAAAAAAAAATGCCGGAACTGGCTCTTGTGTTATCGGAAGCATATGTTTCAAGTAAAAAGTATCGATCGGCTCTCAACGTGTTAGCCGATTATAAGCCCGTATCCGATGATGTTAATACTTTAGCAAAAAAACAAATTTTAATTGCGCGTAGTAATATTTATTTGGGTGATAAGCAGGGGTACGAAAAAGCAGTACAAGAGCTAAAACAAATAGATGGTAATAATATAGAGATTTCAATACTGGAAATTGAAGCCCTAACTGCAGCGGGGAGCCAAGAAGCGGTAGAGGGTAAAGTAAAAGATTTAATGGCTCTGCCTCATCAAGATGTAAAAACGTTGATGTTCTTGGGCGATGTTGCATTACGTCAGAACGATTCAGCTAAAGCTGAAGATTATTACACTAAAGCATTAGGGCTTTTGCCTAAAACAGATGTTTTTACGGCCAATAAACTTATCGTTCTTCGCCAGCTAACAGAGTCATTAATTCGTCAGGGAAAATCTGGTGAGGCATATCGATACCAAAAAATAATGGCAGAAGCTAATCCAGAAAGCCATGCAGCTCAGGAAAAATTCAATGACGCTATGGAGCTCTTCCGTCAAGGAAAGTTTGCGGAGGCAGAAAAGTCATTAAAAGAATTACGAGAACAATTCCCTGAAGACAAAAATACAGCGATGTTATTAGGGATGGTTGAATACCAGAAAGGCCAAGATAAAAAAGCAATTGAATTATTTGATCAATATATTGATCCAGAAACAACTACGTCACCCATAATCCAAGCCGCTGCACTTGCAAAATTTCGTAGTAATAAGATGGACGAAGCTATCTTACTATTAAAGAAAAGTTCGGATAGTCAGCCCGACAATCCGGAAATTTTATCGACATATGGATTGGCGTTGCTACAAAAAGATCCCACGAGCACAGAAGGGCAAAAGGCTCTTGAAAAGAGTTTGGCACTAAACCCCAAACAACAACGGTTAAGATTAGCGCTTGCAAAGCGTGATTTTGCAATGAATAACAATGCCCTTGGTTTAGGGCAACTGCAGAAAGCATATGCTGAAGAGCCGCTGGATTTGCTTATTCAACAAGCATACTTTAAAGCTTTATTTGCTGAAGGAAAGAACGATGTTGTTAAATCAGAGATAGCACAATTTCAAAAAAATTACCCAGACAATTCTCGTGGTTATTTTTTAGATGGCTGGTTTAAGTTTGTTCAAAAAAATTATCCTGAGGCGCAGCGTGCTTTTGAAAAATCGCTCGCGATGAAAGAGAATCGCGAGAAAAATCTTTCTTATGCTGGCCTGGCAGAAATATATAAAGTTCTGGATCAACCACAGAAAGCAGCTGCTTTATGGCAAGAGTTTTTAACGGAAGACCCAAGTCAAATTAATGCTTATCCTGAGTGGCTGCAGGTAATGCAAAAGTTAAATCGTTCAAAAGAAGCGATTTCTTTTTTGACGACCCTGGAATCAAAAACAGACAAATGGCAGCCATCAGTTGTATTGGCACAGGTGCTATTTACTCAGGGGCAAGTTGCGGACTCAATAAAACATATAGAAATTGGATTAGAACGTAGTGGTAAGTCGGAACAAATTAAGCAAATTGCTGCAGGGTTGTATCAACAGTACGGTTTGGTTCTTTTTAGAGAAAACAAGCCCGCGGAGGCAAAAAGCTATGTGCTCAAAGCGTTGAGCTTTTCTCCAGAGAATATGAATTTTCTTGCAAGCTTAATTGAATTGGAGATAGCACAAAAAAATATTGCTGAAGCTCAAAAGGTGCTCGATCAATTTTCATCTTCAAAAGATGTAGCTGCAGAGCGTGATTATTTGCAAGCATTAATCCGGGCGGCTGAGGGTAAGTCTGAGGATGCGTTGGCGTTATATAAAAGTTCCTGGTCTAAAAAGCCAATGGAAATTACTGCCAAAGCAATATATGAGTATTATCAAAAGACCAATCAAACAGATCTTGTGTACAGTTTTGCTAAAGAATGGTCTACTAAAATACCTAACAGTGCACATTCTGCATTGATGATGGCCGTAGATGCGCAACAAAAAAATGACCCGGCAAGTGCTATTAAGTGGTATGAAAAATCGGTAGAGTTGGCCCCCAATACTCCAGTATCTTTAAATAATCTAGCTTGGCTTTATTACGAACAGAAAAACCCTAAGGCCCTGGAGTTAGCTGCCAGAGCCTATAAATTGGAACCTAATAATCCCGCCATTATGGATACTTATGGTTGGATCTTGGTAGAAGGCAATCAAGTTACAGAAGGGCATGAGATACTTGAGCGCGCTGCCAGTTTGGCGCCTGCAAATAAGGAAATACAAGACCATTTAGCGGCAGCTAAAAAAAGGCTTAAGAAATAG
- a CDS encoding tyrosine-protein kinase family protein — protein sequence MEQSKEHSLKQLIEDIDDGLVETSGSLVKTAVDEHRKKEQIKNMALPALWTQDELYEKKVVFAGMRQRELLNALREIKIKLLQKSKSDNIVVLVASVSSAGGSSFVGFNLAATFALDMHKTALYVDCNPYGSAADRYIVTPVELGLTQYLTDNNVQLKRIIYPSGVERLRVIPSGGSSESAAEFFSSKRMEVLVQEIKNRYPDRFIVLDAPAIQQSTEARILAQYCDHAVLVVPFGKAVKDEVLSAVDAVGKDKFAGLIFNN from the coding sequence ATGGAACAGAGTAAAGAGCATAGCCTCAAACAATTAATTGAAGATATTGATGATGGTTTGGTTGAAACAAGTGGTTCGTTAGTAAAAACCGCCGTAGATGAGCATCGCAAAAAAGAACAAATTAAAAATATGGCATTGCCTGCGTTGTGGACTCAGGATGAGCTATACGAAAAGAAAGTAGTATTTGCTGGTATGCGTCAACGCGAGCTACTCAATGCCCTGCGTGAAATAAAAATCAAATTGTTGCAGAAAAGTAAATCAGACAACATAGTTGTTTTAGTTGCTTCTGTAAGTAGTGCAGGCGGATCAAGCTTTGTTGGTTTTAATTTAGCGGCTACTTTTGCGTTAGATATGCATAAAACAGCACTGTATGTTGATTGCAATCCATATGGTTCCGCAGCCGATAGATATATAGTTACACCGGTGGAGCTGGGCCTAACACAGTATTTGACTGATAATAATGTTCAGCTAAAACGTATTATTTATCCTAGTGGTGTAGAGCGCTTGCGTGTTATACCGTCTGGTGGCTCTAGCGAGTCAGCGGCAGAATTTTTTAGCTCAAAGCGCATGGAAGTTCTAGTTCAGGAAATTAAAAATCGATATCCGGACAGATTTATTGTGCTAGATGCTCCTGCAATTCAACAGTCAACTGAAGCGCGTATATTGGCTCAATATTGTGATCATGCCGTATTAGTAGTGCCGTTTGGTAAAGCTGTAAAAGATGAGGTGCTCTCGGCTGTAGATGCAGTAGGGAAGGATAAATTTGCGGGACTGATCTTCAATAACTAA
- a CDS encoding XrtA system polysaccharide chain length determinant, whose amino-acid sequence MDKVYIRELINALKTELIRFRFWFVLAFVAISFAVLVVGMSWPKRYATTVTLVADVTNIIEPLLKGSAEVTKIDRSEQAQQFIHTRGVIEAAARQRGLITKDMSPDQQDRVIKGIRASLVVNSDKNNFFKLSYSSNDPDNSFEMLNAIVNVFLADTEKRKREESLGAYNFIDAQVQSYKHQLELAEEKLKDFNSENLDGSREAVTGRLSTLRSDIENLKITIEESQARVNTLQQQLGNEGQYQQSKGQADELRQRRLILSAQLEKLLLDYQEDYPDVVATRAQLATLNASINKIEASGQVYSNSENVANPLYEELRKQLSVAEVDLRSQKRRMESLLRLQSQEEDRAQRVAAGQAQLSDLTRDYNVTRKVYEEMLQKKESARLSMTLDIEGQGVSYRIQEPAVFPLKPSGIGFMQFALLGPLIGFLLPLGLLIAYVLVDPHIRLSRVLQMQLPQEVELLGVIPHYNSPLGERLLRKDMVALLSISVVCMVVYIVLACYWQILKS is encoded by the coding sequence ATGGATAAGGTATACATAAGAGAGCTTATCAATGCTCTAAAAACCGAATTAATCAGGTTTCGCTTTTGGTTTGTTCTCGCATTTGTAGCAATTAGTTTTGCTGTGCTTGTTGTTGGAATGAGTTGGCCCAAAAGGTACGCTACCACTGTCACATTAGTTGCTGATGTGACAAATATTATTGAGCCTTTGCTTAAGGGAAGTGCGGAAGTCACCAAAATAGATCGATCCGAGCAAGCGCAGCAATTTATCCACACTAGAGGTGTGATTGAAGCCGCAGCGCGCCAACGTGGATTAATCACAAAAGATATGTCCCCCGACCAGCAGGACCGAGTTATTAAAGGAATTCGAGCTAGCTTAGTTGTTAATTCAGACAAAAATAATTTCTTCAAGCTTTCATATAGTTCAAACGATCCAGATAACTCTTTTGAAATGTTGAATGCCATTGTTAATGTTTTTTTGGCTGATACCGAAAAAAGAAAGCGCGAGGAAAGTTTAGGTGCGTATAACTTCATTGACGCGCAGGTGCAATCTTATAAGCATCAACTTGAACTAGCAGAAGAAAAGTTAAAAGATTTTAACTCTGAGAATCTTGACGGTAGTAGGGAGGCTGTCACCGGGCGGCTGAGCACGCTCAGATCGGATATAGAAAATTTAAAAATTACTATCGAAGAGTCCCAAGCGCGGGTGAACACTCTGCAGCAGCAACTTGGTAATGAAGGTCAATACCAACAATCAAAAGGGCAGGCAGACGAGCTTAGACAGCGTCGTTTAATTCTTAGTGCGCAACTCGAAAAATTACTCTTGGATTATCAAGAGGATTATCCTGATGTCGTTGCTACGCGCGCGCAATTGGCCACGCTAAACGCCTCAATCAATAAAATTGAAGCTTCGGGTCAGGTTTACAGCAACAGTGAAAATGTTGCGAATCCTCTTTATGAAGAGCTGCGAAAACAATTGTCTGTAGCCGAGGTAGATTTGCGCTCTCAAAAAAGAAGAATGGAATCCTTACTTCGGTTACAGTCACAAGAAGAGGATCGGGCTCAGCGTGTAGCGGCAGGCCAAGCACAATTGTCGGACTTAACGCGTGACTACAATGTCACTCGTAAAGTCTATGAAGAAATGTTACAGAAAAAAGAATCAGCTCGCCTCTCGATGACTTTGGATATTGAAGGTCAAGGTGTTAGCTATCGTATCCAAGAGCCTGCTGTGTTTCCATTAAAACCCTCAGGAATTGGATTTATGCAATTTGCTTTATTGGGACCTTTAATTGGATTTTTGCTTCCGCTCGGATTGTTAATTGCCTATGTTTTGGTTGATCCACATATTCGTTTGTCGCGAGTACTGCAAATGCAATTGCCGCAAGAAGTAGAGCTGTTGGGTGTAATTCCGCACTATAACTCACCATTAGGGGAGCGCTTACTCAGAAAAGACATGGTGGCGCTCTTAAGTATTTCGGTGGTGTGTATGGTTGTTTACATCGTTTTAGCTTGCTATTGGCAAATTCTGAAATCATAG
- a CDS encoding XrtA/PEP-CTERM system exopolysaccharide export protein: MKKIAWLGLVCFAVILAACSGSKKTAAPPISERGVLDEYRIGVGDVLQVNVWRNPELSMSVPVRPDGKISMPLVGDIVAANLTTKQLSANIVDSLTNFVRTPQVTVIVTNPSSSDFQLRVRITGAVRSPQSIPYREGMTVLDLVLMAGGPNEFASANKAKLYRKVNNETKVYPIYLGDLLEDGKVDTNYPLQPSDIVTVPERSF, translated from the coding sequence ATGAAGAAAATTGCTTGGCTAGGCTTGGTTTGTTTTGCGGTTATATTGGCTGCTTGCAGTGGATCAAAAAAGACGGCTGCACCACCTATTTCAGAGCGTGGAGTTCTGGATGAGTATCGTATTGGAGTAGGTGACGTCTTGCAGGTGAATGTGTGGCGCAACCCAGAGCTATCCATGTCAGTACCTGTTAGGCCAGATGGAAAAATTTCCATGCCGCTAGTAGGTGATATAGTCGCTGCAAATCTAACAACAAAACAATTGTCCGCTAATATCGTTGACTCTTTAACCAACTTTGTCCGTACTCCGCAAGTTACTGTGATAGTAACGAATCCAAGTAGTTCAGACTTCCAGCTTCGTGTTCGTATTACAGGTGCGGTTCGCAGTCCACAATCGATTCCATACAGAGAGGGCATGACTGTGCTTGATTTGGTATTGATGGCAGGTGGGCCTAATGAATTTGCATCTGCCAATAAAGCCAAGTTGTACCGTAAGGTAAATAATGAAACAAAAGTATATCCAATCTACTTGGGTGATTTGTTAGAAGATGGCAAGGTAGACACCAATTATCCGTTGCAGCCATCAGATATAGTTACCGTTCCAGAGCGTTCGTTTTAA
- a CDS encoding TIGR03013 family XrtA/PEP-CTERM system glycosyltransferase, with product MSYIRLNKHYVHLPYLFLGIAEAILLVLAAWFALSFIESMADPEKVFALTEFDWPPFAIFSFVLSCCTLSMGVYLAMVREGFRSMVLRTIVSFFFLGSLSLYLLALLLPHNFIHQGFIFWSVITGSMFVIIARVFFMMVVDTAKLKRRVVIYGAGNRAKKLLEDLAPEIDVVGVQVVGCIPNANEHVQVSEATTLPYPSDWLSFVRNSQISEIVVSPDERRRVQGDSAFPLNDFLDCKLAGVPSCDALSFCERELGKIDITLLQPSWMLYSDGFKYSKRRLMAKRLFDLILASAFFAVLWPFMLLTAIAVKLESPGPVLYHQVRVGLNGRHFRIYKFRSMRQDAEKHGAMWAQKNDSRVTKVGAFIRNTRLDELPQLYNVLAGSMSFVGPRPERPEFVTDLAQQIPFYDTRHKVKPGLMGWAQLKYPYGASVEDAKNKLQYDLYYTKNHSFLMDMLIMIQTVEIILLGKGVH from the coding sequence TTGTCATACATACGTCTCAATAAGCACTATGTGCACCTTCCTTATCTATTTTTGGGTATTGCGGAAGCAATACTTTTGGTATTGGCCGCGTGGTTTGCGTTGAGCTTTATCGAGTCTATGGCGGACCCCGAAAAAGTGTTCGCACTCACTGAGTTTGACTGGCCTCCATTTGCAATATTTTCTTTTGTATTGAGTTGTTGCACACTTTCGATGGGTGTTTATCTGGCAATGGTGCGCGAAGGTTTTCGCAGTATGGTGTTGCGCACTATAGTTAGCTTCTTCTTTTTGGGTAGTTTAAGCCTTTATCTTTTAGCTCTTTTATTGCCGCATAATTTTATTCATCAAGGCTTTATATTTTGGAGCGTGATAACAGGAAGCATGTTTGTCATTATCGCGCGCGTGTTTTTTATGATGGTGGTCGATACCGCCAAGTTAAAGCGCAGGGTTGTGATTTATGGTGCGGGCAACCGAGCCAAGAAATTATTGGAAGATTTGGCGCCCGAGATTGATGTGGTGGGTGTGCAAGTTGTTGGCTGTATCCCTAATGCTAATGAGCATGTTCAGGTAAGTGAAGCTACTACCTTACCTTATCCGTCAGATTGGTTGAGCTTTGTGCGTAATTCGCAAATATCCGAAATTGTGGTTTCACCGGATGAGCGTCGCCGGGTGCAGGGCGATTCCGCCTTTCCGCTTAATGATTTTCTGGATTGCAAGCTTGCCGGCGTTCCGTCTTGCGATGCGTTAAGTTTTTGTGAGCGGGAGCTGGGCAAGATAGACATTACGTTGCTGCAGCCGAGCTGGATGTTGTATTCCGATGGTTTTAAGTATTCCAAACGCCGCCTTATGGCCAAACGATTGTTTGATTTAATTCTCGCCTCTGCATTCTTTGCAGTGCTCTGGCCGTTCATGTTGTTGACCGCCATTGCGGTAAAGTTGGAGAGTCCAGGTCCCGTTTTGTATCATCAGGTTCGCGTCGGTTTGAACGGTCGCCACTTCCGTATCTACAAATTTCGCAGTATGCGTCAGGATGCTGAAAAGCATGGCGCTATGTGGGCACAGAAAAACGATTCTCGTGTAACCAAAGTTGGGGCTTTTATCCGCAATACGCGTCTGGATGAATTACCCCAGCTTTACAATGTGCTTGCTGGTAGCATGAGCTTTGTCGGCCCGCGTCCTGAGCGCCCCGAGTTTGTGACTGATCTTGCACAGCAGATCCCTTTTTATGATACTCGCCACAAGGTAAAACCCGGCTTGATGGGCTGGGCTCAGTTAAAGTATCCCTACGGCGCATCGGTAGAGGACGCTAAAAATAAGCTGCAATACGATTTGTACTACACCAAAAATCACAGCTTTCTGATGGATATGTTAATCATGATTCAGACAGTTGAAATTATATTATTGGGCAAAGGTGTCCACTAA
- the tviB gene encoding Vi polysaccharide biosynthesis UDP-N-acetylglucosamine C-6 dehydrogenase TviB: MFASNPTICIIGLGYVGLPLAVEFGKKTKTIGFDINQARVDELLKGIDHTLELNAEELAEATLLTYTTNEADIKNADVYIVTVPTPINSSHQPDLTPLEKASALLGRVIGKNAITIYESTVYPGCTEEVCVPIIEKVSGLTFNKDFFAGYSPERINPGDKERRVHNIIKITSGSTPEVADYVDQLYRRIVVVGTHKASSLKVAEAAKVIENTQRDLNIALVNELALIFNKLGIDTLEVLEAAGTKWNFLPFRPGLVGGHCISVDPYYLTHKAQQVGYYPEVILSGRRVNNSIGAFVADSVVKMMTKRKAHVVDSRVLILGLTFKENCPDLRNTGVIDIIEELQTYNTNVDIYDPWADHKEAHHEYGVSLIDAPIPGTYDAIVICVGHNKFKEMGAEGIRALGKPNSVLFDVKHILPKHSVDARL; the protein is encoded by the coding sequence ATGTTCGCCAGCAATCCCACAATTTGTATTATCGGCTTAGGCTACGTTGGCCTGCCCCTCGCCGTTGAATTTGGCAAGAAAACCAAAACTATTGGATTTGATATCAACCAAGCACGCGTTGATGAGTTATTAAAAGGCATTGATCACACGCTTGAGCTAAATGCCGAAGAACTGGCGGAAGCCACCCTGCTCACTTACACCACCAACGAAGCCGACATCAAAAATGCTGATGTCTATATAGTTACAGTACCCACACCCATTAACTCCAGTCATCAGCCAGATTTAACTCCGCTTGAGAAGGCATCCGCCCTTTTGGGACGCGTGATTGGCAAAAATGCCATCACTATTTACGAATCTACCGTGTACCCGGGCTGCACTGAAGAAGTTTGCGTACCTATTATCGAGAAAGTTTCGGGACTAACGTTCAACAAAGATTTCTTTGCTGGCTACAGCCCTGAGCGCATTAACCCGGGCGATAAAGAACGCCGTGTACATAACATCATCAAGATCACTTCGGGCTCCACTCCGGAAGTTGCTGACTATGTTGACCAGCTCTATCGCCGAATTGTGGTGGTGGGAACGCACAAAGCCAGCAGCCTGAAAGTGGCTGAAGCTGCAAAAGTTATTGAAAATACCCAACGTGATTTGAATATCGCCCTCGTTAACGAGCTTGCGTTAATTTTCAATAAACTCGGCATCGACACCCTGGAAGTTCTTGAAGCGGCAGGCACCAAATGGAACTTCTTGCCGTTCCGTCCGGGTCTGGTTGGCGGCCACTGCATCAGCGTGGACCCTTATTACCTGACTCACAAGGCACAGCAAGTCGGTTATTACCCTGAAGTTATTTTGTCTGGCCGCCGCGTAAACAACAGTATCGGGGCATTTGTCGCTGACTCGGTTGTTAAGATGATGACCAAGCGCAAAGCTCACGTGGTTGATTCAAGAGTATTGATCCTGGGTCTTACCTTTAAAGAGAATTGCCCGGACCTACGCAACACCGGTGTGATCGACATTATTGAAGAACTGCAAACCTACAATACCAATGTGGATATCTATGACCCATGGGCAGATCACAAAGAAGCTCACCACGAATATGGTGTGAGCTTGATTGACGCTCCAATCCCGGGTACTTACGACGCAATCGTTATCTGTGTTGGCCATAACAAATTTAAAGAAATGGGCGCTGAAGGGATACGCGCACTTGGCAAGCCCAATAGCGTGCTGTTCGACGTAAAACATATTCTTCCCAAGCACAGCGTTGACGCCCGCCTTTAA
- a CDS encoding NAD-dependent epimerase: MKILVTGTAGFIGAALAQRLLARGDEVVGIDNINDYYDIELKKSRLALLTPNASFTDIRCNLEDKATIDQLFKTHKPQAVVNLAAQAGVRYSLVNPQAYIDSNITGFLNILEACRHFGIEHLVYASSSSVYGANTSMPFSTQNNVDHPVSLYAASKKANELMAHTYSHLFNIPTTGLRFFTVYGPWGRPDMAPIIFTKKILAGESIDVFNYGNHRRDFTYVDDIVEGIIRTLDKPAAANALWTGDQPDPASSKAPYKIYNIGSNNPVELLHFIEVLEDCLGKKAVKNLLPMQPGDVPDTYADVDALIKDVDYKPSTSVEVGVERFVKWYRDYYRV; this comes from the coding sequence ATGAAAATTCTTGTCACAGGAACCGCTGGCTTCATAGGTGCTGCACTTGCGCAGCGCCTGCTGGCTCGCGGAGATGAAGTTGTTGGTATAGACAACATCAATGACTATTACGATATTGAACTCAAAAAAAGCCGGCTAGCGCTACTAACGCCCAACGCAAGCTTCACCGATATTCGCTGCAATCTCGAAGACAAAGCAACTATCGATCAGCTGTTTAAAACCCATAAGCCGCAAGCTGTAGTTAACCTCGCGGCCCAAGCCGGCGTGCGTTACTCCTTAGTAAATCCGCAAGCCTACATCGATTCCAATATCACTGGTTTTCTCAACATTTTGGAAGCCTGCCGTCATTTTGGAATTGAGCATCTGGTTTATGCCTCAAGCAGCTCGGTTTACGGCGCGAACACCTCCATGCCGTTCTCTACGCAAAATAATGTGGATCACCCGGTCAGCCTTTATGCCGCTAGCAAAAAGGCAAATGAATTGATGGCCCATACTTATAGCCATTTATTTAATATCCCAACAACAGGCCTGCGCTTCTTTACTGTCTATGGCCCCTGGGGCAGACCGGATATGGCGCCCATCATTTTCACCAAAAAGATTTTAGCGGGCGAATCCATTGATGTTTTTAATTACGGCAACCACCGCCGCGATTTCACTTATGTCGATGACATTGTAGAAGGCATCATTCGCACCCTGGATAAACCCGCTGCCGCAAATGCTTTATGGACGGGCGACCAACCAGACCCAGCCAGCTCTAAAGCACCTTACAAAATTTATAATATCGGCTCTAACAATCCAGTCGAATTGTTGCATTTTATTGAAGTGCTTGAAGATTGCTTGGGAAAAAAGGCGGTTAAAAACTTACTACCTATGCAACCCGGCGATGTACCCGATACCTACGCAGATGTCGATGCGCTTATCAAAGATGTAGATTACAAACCATCCACCTCAGTCGAAGTCGGCGTCGAAAGATTTGTGAAGTGGTATCGCGACTACTATCGCGTTTAA